A single genomic interval of Antechinus flavipes isolate AdamAnt ecotype Samford, QLD, Australia chromosome 1, AdamAnt_v2, whole genome shotgun sequence harbors:
- the GP1BB gene encoding platelet glycoprotein Ib beta chain, with product MGSGLLLVPLASSLLLLAWAPRVPACPARCRCGGGLVDCRNLQLTAAGLPRAFPAGTTEIFLQGNNLSSLPAGLFDGLPGLRLAHLEANPWRCDCELLYLRAWLGAQQDRRTYLDLRCSGPPQLRDRLLLYLGPEELRASCGWAGCSQALGVQLALLCLLLLHALLLLLLLRRLWRYRALAREARLTAQELLQTAPLAARDP from the coding sequence GGCTGCTGCTGGTGCCCCTGGCCTCGAGCCTCCTGCTGCTGGCCTGGGCGCCTCGGGTCCCGGCGTGCCCCGCGCGCTGCCGCTGCGGCGGCGGCCTGGTGGACTGCCGGAACCTGCAGCTGACGGCGGCCGGCCTGCCCAGGGCTTTCCCCGCGGGCACCACGGAGATCTTCCTCCAGGGCAACAACCTGAGCAGCCTGCCCGCGGGGCTCTTCGACGGGCTGCCCGGCCTGCGCCTGGCGCACCTGGAAGCCAACCCGTGGCGCTGCGACTGCGAGCTGCTCTACCTGCGCGCCTGGCTCGGGGCGCAGCAGGACCGCCGGACCTACCTGGACCTGCGCTGCTCGGGGCCCCCCCAGCTCCGGGACCGGCTGCTGCTCTACCTGGGCCCCGAGGAGCTGCGCGCCTCCTGCGGGTGGGCGGGCTGCAGCCAGGCGCTGGGCGTGCAGCTCGCCCTCCTCTGCCTGCTGCTGCTGCAcgccctgctgctgctgctgctgctgcgccGCCTCTGGCGCTACCGGGCGCTGGCCAGGGAGGCCCGGCTCACGGCGCAGGAGCTGCTGCAGACCGCGCCTCTGGCGGCCCGGGACCCCTGA